The Dioscorea cayenensis subsp. rotundata cultivar TDr96_F1 chromosome 19, TDr96_F1_v2_PseudoChromosome.rev07_lg8_w22 25.fasta, whole genome shotgun sequence genome includes a window with the following:
- the LOC120249454 gene encoding 7-deoxyloganetin glucosyltransferase-like isoform X2, with translation MAEFETLEIEDTCMALRPHAVCVPSPAQSHVHSMLKLAKLLHVNSFHITFIHSESNYNTIIKTYGVSSLKGLDDFCFETVPDRLPPDKSVHQDIESLVNSAQTTRVIPFRNLLIRLNDHPLSGVPPVSCIISDSFCSYTLEVAKEFNIPDFFYCPISACGYMGFIHYKELIDRGITPLKSESDLSNGYLDTPVEWIPGLKNIRMRDLPSFIRTTDPDDTYLNLLKREGQKAFEATAIIINTFDELEDEVLSAMASMLPPLYTIGPLSLLYNQFPVSEATSIIGSSFLKEDEDCLEWLDEKESGSVLYVNFGSLVVVSNEQMIEFAWGLANSKHDFLWIIRPDLVKGEAAVLPEEWLDKIKGRGLLASWCPQERVLSHPSVRGFLTHSGWNSTMESMSAVKPMICWPYFADQQTNCRYVCNEWGIGMELDSEVKREQVEELIVELMDGEKGKEIKKKVVEWKEKARRATQEGGSSFMNFKRVVNDLLLCNNKH, from the exons ATGGCTGAGTTTG AGACATTAGAGATCGAAGATACATGCATGGCTTTGAGACCCCATGCAGTCTGCGTGCCTAGTCCAGCACAAAGCCACGTACACTCAATGCTGAAGTTGGCCAAGCTCCTACACGTCAATAGTTTCCACATCACATTCATCCACTCCGAGTCCAACTACAACACAATCATCAAAACCTATGGAGTTTCTTCTCTCAAGGGATTAGATGACTTTTGTTTTGAGACAGTACCTGATCGCCTTCCTCCAGATAAGAGTGTCCACCAAGATATAGAATCCCTTGTCAACTCGGCCCAGACTACTCGTGTGATTCCTTTCAGAAACTTATTGATCAGACTAAATGATCATCCTTTGTCTGGTGTGCCACCGGTGTCATGTATCATCTCTGATTCCTTTTGTAGCTACACTCTAGAAGTTGCCAAGGAGTTCAACATCCCTGACTTCTTCTACTGCCCTATTAGTGCTTGTGGTTACATGGGGTTCATACACTACAAGGAGCTCATTGACAGAGGCATCACACCATTGAAAA gTGAGAGTGATCTCAGTAATGGATATTTGGACACACCAGTGGAGTGGATACCGGGTTTGAAGAACATTCGCATGAGGGATCTTCCAAGCTTCATTAGAACTACTGATCCAGATGATACATACTTGAACTTGCTGAAGAGAGAAGGGCAGAAAGCTTTTGAAGCCACTGCAATCATCATAAACACGTTTGATGAATTAGAAGATGAAGTGCTGAGTGCTATGGCATCCATGCTCCCTCCTCTGTACACTATAGGACCTCTCTCCTTGCTTTATAACCAATTCCCTGTCTCTGAAGCTACTTCAATTATTGGGTCAAGCTTCTTGAAAGAGGATGAGGATTGTCTGGAATGGTTAGATGAAAAGGAGTCAGGGTCAGTGCTGTATGTGAACTTTGGAAGCTTGGTAGTTGTATCTAATGAGCAGATGATAGAGTTTGCATGGGGTTTGGCTAACAGCAAGCATGacttcttatggatcataaggCCAGACCTTGTGAAGGGTGAAGCTGCAGTGCTTCCAGAGGAGTGGTTGGACAAGATCAAAGGGAGAGGGTTGTTAGCAAGCTGGTGCCCACAAGAGAGAGTGTTATCTCATCCATCAGTGAGGGGTTTCTTGACTCACAGTGGATGGAACTCTACAATGGAGAGTATGAGTGCAGTGAAGCCAATGATCTGTTGGCCGTATTTTGCTGACCAACAAACAAACTGTAGATATGTTTGCAATGAGTGGGGGATTGGCATGGAGCTTGATAGTGAAGTGAAGAGGGAACAGGTTGAGGAACTCATAGTGGAGTTGATGGATGGAGAGAAAGGGAAGGAGATAAAGAAGAAGGTGGTGGAGTGGAAGGAGAAGGCCAGGAGAGCTACACAAGAAGGTGGTTCATCTTTCATGAATTTCAAAAGAGTTGTTAATGATTTGCTTCTTTGTAATAATAAACATTAG
- the LOC120249454 gene encoding 7-deoxyloganetin glucosyltransferase-like isoform X1: MPTHRETLEIEDTCMALRPHAVCVPSPAQSHVHSMLKLAKLLHVNSFHITFIHSESNYNTIIKTYGVSSLKGLDDFCFETVPDRLPPDKSVHQDIESLVNSAQTTRVIPFRNLLIRLNDHPLSGVPPVSCIISDSFCSYTLEVAKEFNIPDFFYCPISACGYMGFIHYKELIDRGITPLKSESDLSNGYLDTPVEWIPGLKNIRMRDLPSFIRTTDPDDTYLNLLKREGQKAFEATAIIINTFDELEDEVLSAMASMLPPLYTIGPLSLLYNQFPVSEATSIIGSSFLKEDEDCLEWLDEKESGSVLYVNFGSLVVVSNEQMIEFAWGLANSKHDFLWIIRPDLVKGEAAVLPEEWLDKIKGRGLLASWCPQERVLSHPSVRGFLTHSGWNSTMESMSAVKPMICWPYFADQQTNCRYVCNEWGIGMELDSEVKREQVEELIVELMDGEKGKEIKKKVVEWKEKARRATQEGGSSFMNFKRVVNDLLLCNNKH, from the exons ATGCCAACGCACAG AGAGACATTAGAGATCGAAGATACATGCATGGCTTTGAGACCCCATGCAGTCTGCGTGCCTAGTCCAGCACAAAGCCACGTACACTCAATGCTGAAGTTGGCCAAGCTCCTACACGTCAATAGTTTCCACATCACATTCATCCACTCCGAGTCCAACTACAACACAATCATCAAAACCTATGGAGTTTCTTCTCTCAAGGGATTAGATGACTTTTGTTTTGAGACAGTACCTGATCGCCTTCCTCCAGATAAGAGTGTCCACCAAGATATAGAATCCCTTGTCAACTCGGCCCAGACTACTCGTGTGATTCCTTTCAGAAACTTATTGATCAGACTAAATGATCATCCTTTGTCTGGTGTGCCACCGGTGTCATGTATCATCTCTGATTCCTTTTGTAGCTACACTCTAGAAGTTGCCAAGGAGTTCAACATCCCTGACTTCTTCTACTGCCCTATTAGTGCTTGTGGTTACATGGGGTTCATACACTACAAGGAGCTCATTGACAGAGGCATCACACCATTGAAAA gTGAGAGTGATCTCAGTAATGGATATTTGGACACACCAGTGGAGTGGATACCGGGTTTGAAGAACATTCGCATGAGGGATCTTCCAAGCTTCATTAGAACTACTGATCCAGATGATACATACTTGAACTTGCTGAAGAGAGAAGGGCAGAAAGCTTTTGAAGCCACTGCAATCATCATAAACACGTTTGATGAATTAGAAGATGAAGTGCTGAGTGCTATGGCATCCATGCTCCCTCCTCTGTACACTATAGGACCTCTCTCCTTGCTTTATAACCAATTCCCTGTCTCTGAAGCTACTTCAATTATTGGGTCAAGCTTCTTGAAAGAGGATGAGGATTGTCTGGAATGGTTAGATGAAAAGGAGTCAGGGTCAGTGCTGTATGTGAACTTTGGAAGCTTGGTAGTTGTATCTAATGAGCAGATGATAGAGTTTGCATGGGGTTTGGCTAACAGCAAGCATGacttcttatggatcataaggCCAGACCTTGTGAAGGGTGAAGCTGCAGTGCTTCCAGAGGAGTGGTTGGACAAGATCAAAGGGAGAGGGTTGTTAGCAAGCTGGTGCCCACAAGAGAGAGTGTTATCTCATCCATCAGTGAGGGGTTTCTTGACTCACAGTGGATGGAACTCTACAATGGAGAGTATGAGTGCAGTGAAGCCAATGATCTGTTGGCCGTATTTTGCTGACCAACAAACAAACTGTAGATATGTTTGCAATGAGTGGGGGATTGGCATGGAGCTTGATAGTGAAGTGAAGAGGGAACAGGTTGAGGAACTCATAGTGGAGTTGATGGATGGAGAGAAAGGGAAGGAGATAAAGAAGAAGGTGGTGGAGTGGAAGGAGAAGGCCAGGAGAGCTACACAAGAAGGTGGTTCATCTTTCATGAATTTCAAAAGAGTTGTTAATGATTTGCTTCTTTGTAATAATAAACATTAG
- the LOC120249454 gene encoding 7-deoxyloganetin glucosyltransferase-like isoform X3 yields MALRPHAVCVPSPAQSHVHSMLKLAKLLHVNSFHITFIHSESNYNTIIKTYGVSSLKGLDDFCFETVPDRLPPDKSVHQDIESLVNSAQTTRVIPFRNLLIRLNDHPLSGVPPVSCIISDSFCSYTLEVAKEFNIPDFFYCPISACGYMGFIHYKELIDRGITPLKSESDLSNGYLDTPVEWIPGLKNIRMRDLPSFIRTTDPDDTYLNLLKREGQKAFEATAIIINTFDELEDEVLSAMASMLPPLYTIGPLSLLYNQFPVSEATSIIGSSFLKEDEDCLEWLDEKESGSVLYVNFGSLVVVSNEQMIEFAWGLANSKHDFLWIIRPDLVKGEAAVLPEEWLDKIKGRGLLASWCPQERVLSHPSVRGFLTHSGWNSTMESMSAVKPMICWPYFADQQTNCRYVCNEWGIGMELDSEVKREQVEELIVELMDGEKGKEIKKKVVEWKEKARRATQEGGSSFMNFKRVVNDLLLCNNKH; encoded by the exons ATGGCTTTGAGACCCCATGCAGTCTGCGTGCCTAGTCCAGCACAAAGCCACGTACACTCAATGCTGAAGTTGGCCAAGCTCCTACACGTCAATAGTTTCCACATCACATTCATCCACTCCGAGTCCAACTACAACACAATCATCAAAACCTATGGAGTTTCTTCTCTCAAGGGATTAGATGACTTTTGTTTTGAGACAGTACCTGATCGCCTTCCTCCAGATAAGAGTGTCCACCAAGATATAGAATCCCTTGTCAACTCGGCCCAGACTACTCGTGTGATTCCTTTCAGAAACTTATTGATCAGACTAAATGATCATCCTTTGTCTGGTGTGCCACCGGTGTCATGTATCATCTCTGATTCCTTTTGTAGCTACACTCTAGAAGTTGCCAAGGAGTTCAACATCCCTGACTTCTTCTACTGCCCTATTAGTGCTTGTGGTTACATGGGGTTCATACACTACAAGGAGCTCATTGACAGAGGCATCACACCATTGAAAA gTGAGAGTGATCTCAGTAATGGATATTTGGACACACCAGTGGAGTGGATACCGGGTTTGAAGAACATTCGCATGAGGGATCTTCCAAGCTTCATTAGAACTACTGATCCAGATGATACATACTTGAACTTGCTGAAGAGAGAAGGGCAGAAAGCTTTTGAAGCCACTGCAATCATCATAAACACGTTTGATGAATTAGAAGATGAAGTGCTGAGTGCTATGGCATCCATGCTCCCTCCTCTGTACACTATAGGACCTCTCTCCTTGCTTTATAACCAATTCCCTGTCTCTGAAGCTACTTCAATTATTGGGTCAAGCTTCTTGAAAGAGGATGAGGATTGTCTGGAATGGTTAGATGAAAAGGAGTCAGGGTCAGTGCTGTATGTGAACTTTGGAAGCTTGGTAGTTGTATCTAATGAGCAGATGATAGAGTTTGCATGGGGTTTGGCTAACAGCAAGCATGacttcttatggatcataaggCCAGACCTTGTGAAGGGTGAAGCTGCAGTGCTTCCAGAGGAGTGGTTGGACAAGATCAAAGGGAGAGGGTTGTTAGCAAGCTGGTGCCCACAAGAGAGAGTGTTATCTCATCCATCAGTGAGGGGTTTCTTGACTCACAGTGGATGGAACTCTACAATGGAGAGTATGAGTGCAGTGAAGCCAATGATCTGTTGGCCGTATTTTGCTGACCAACAAACAAACTGTAGATATGTTTGCAATGAGTGGGGGATTGGCATGGAGCTTGATAGTGAAGTGAAGAGGGAACAGGTTGAGGAACTCATAGTGGAGTTGATGGATGGAGAGAAAGGGAAGGAGATAAAGAAGAAGGTGGTGGAGTGGAAGGAGAAGGCCAGGAGAGCTACACAAGAAGGTGGTTCATCTTTCATGAATTTCAAAAGAGTTGTTAATGATTTGCTTCTTTGTAATAATAAACATTAG
- the LOC120249977 gene encoding serine/threonine-protein phosphatase 2A activator — protein sequence MADDHSSSSPHLCHSCGNPTTAAPPPTAAPWSDASPPPSTAPSEPRPSTPPPPNTAAIILSPVPQPLPVPPLSFPHSFESPSKKIASPDDIAHFHSIPAGRHFLGFVSALSQSARGLKISDPVPISATISSLLSLLQALSSWLPLFPPLPHPSRYGNPAFRSWHQKLVDDASSLVLPLLPSDDLRPASIELVPYLLDSFGNPTRMDYGTGHETHFAAFLYCLARLGVVSEPDYPALVTRVFVSYLSLMREVQMTYQLEPAGSHGVWGLDDYHFLPFVFGSAQLVDHKYMKPKSIHNQDILDNFSNEYMYLACVAFVKKVKRGPFAEHSPLLDDISGVATWSKVNSGLLKMYKAEVLEKVPIMQHFLFGSIIKWE from the exons atGGCCGACGACCACTCCTCCTCCTCACCTCATCTATGCCACTCCTGCGGCAACCCTACCACCGCCGCTCCTCCCCCCACCGCTGCCCCTTGGTCCGACGCCTCTCCTCCCCCGTCTACCGCCCCATCCGAGCCCCGGCCATCAACGCCCCCGCCCCCCAACACCGCCGCGATCATCCTCTCTCCGGTCCCCCAACCCCTCCCCGTCCCCCCTCTCTCCTTCCCCCACTCCTTCGAATCCCCTTCCAAGAAGATCGCCTCCCCTGACGACATTGCCCACTTCCACTCCATCCCCGCCGGTCGCCACTTCCTCGGCTTCGTCTCCGCTCTCTCCCAATCCGCCCGTGGCCTCAAGATCTCCGATCCTGTTCCCATCTCCGCCACTATCTCCTCCCTTCTCTCCCTCCTCCAAGCACTCTCTTCCTGGCTCCCCCTCTTCCCTCCTCTCCCCCACCCTTCCCGCTACGGTAACCCCGCTTTCCGATCCTGGCACCAGAAGCTCGTCGACGACGCTTCGTCCCTCGTCCTCCCTCTCCTCCCATCGGACGACCTTCGCCCTGCCTCTATTGAGCTCGTCCCTTACCTTCTTGACTCCTTCGGCAATCCCACTCGCATGGACTATGGCACCGGTCATGAGACCCACTTCGCCGCTTTCCTCTACTGCCTAGCGCGCCTCGGCGTTGTCTCCGAGCCTGATTACCCTGCCCTTGTCACCCGCGTCTTTGTCTCTTACCTCAGTTTGATGCGCGAAGTTCAGATGACTTACCAGCTCGAGCCAGCCGGCTCTCATGGTGTCTGGGGCCTCGACGATTACCATTTTCTGCCTTTTGTGTTCGGCTCTGCGCAGCTCGTTGATCACAAGTATATGAAGCCCAAGTCGATTCACAATCAGGATATCTTGGATAATTTCTCCAATGAGTATATGTACCTGGCTTGTGTGGCGTTTGTGAAGAAGGTGAAGAGGGGGCCATTTGCAGAGCACTCGCCCTTGCTGGATGATATCAGTGGGGTGGCCACTTGGAGCAAAGTGAATAGTGGTTTGTTGAAGATGTATAAGGCGGAGGTGCTTGAGAAGGTGCCCATCATGCAGCATTTCCTCTTTGGATCTATCATCAAGTG GGAGTGA